A window from Mustela erminea isolate mMusErm1 chromosome 17, mMusErm1.Pri, whole genome shotgun sequence encodes these proteins:
- the PIGR gene encoding polymeric immunoglobulin receptor has product MGLLFLACLLAVFPVISMKSPIFGPQEVSSVEGRSVSITCYYPDSSVNRHTRKYWCRQGAQGRCTTLVSSEGYISRDYEGRANLTNFPENNTFVVNIDHLTPGDSGRYKCGLGINSRGLSFDVNLEVLRGPGFQNDVDVYVADLHGIVTINCSFKRVNSERKSVCKMRGQACLTVIDSNGYVSSNYKDRAEINIMGTSQLMFSFIIKQVQLDDAGTYVCQIGNGPSAEKSKADLQVLKPKTELLYGDLRGSVTFDCALGSEVKDTARFLCRKRNGKDCDVVINTLGQKAQAFEGRILLIPKEKGSFSVHITNLKKEDAGNYLCGTHSDGQLHEGYPTQPWQLFVNEETVMPQIPSVVKGVVGGSVAVLCPYNPKKADSLKYWCRWEDTQNGHCQPLVQSTGRVEEQYNGRLTLHREPGNGTYTVILNQLTPEDAGFYWCLTNGDNRWMYTVELKIVEGEPGLKAPKNAVAQVGETFKLSCHFPCKYYSFQKYWCKWSKKGCKTLPSQDEGPSQAFVNCDQKSQIISMTLNPVSKADEGWYWCGVKDGPRYGETVAVYLSVEERVKESQDISQVDSAPGEEVVESSVREVESKVIQNPRLFVDDKTVKDVGDPADGSRGSADASSSAGQSGSSTVLVSTLVPLGLVLAVGAVVVAVLRARHRKNVDRVSIRSYRTDISMSDFENSKDFGANDNMGASPVTQETTLGGKDECGTATEGTATENTAETEEPKKAKRSSKEEADMAYTAFLLQTNNMAAKVQEDPEKV; this is encoded by the exons ATGGGGCTCCTCTTCCTCGCCTGCCTGCTGGCTGTCTTCCCAG TGATCTCCATGAAGAGTCCCATATTCGGTCCCCAGGAAGTGAGCAGTGTGGAAGGGCGCTCAGTATCTATCACGTGTTACTACCCAGACTCCTCTGTCAACCGGCATACCCGGAAGTACTGGTGCCGACAGGGGGCCCAGGGCCGCTGCACGACACTCGTCTCTTCAGAAGGCTACATCTCCAGGGACTATGAGGGCAGAGCCAACCTTACCAACTTCCCAGAGAACAACACATTTGTGGTGAACATTGACCATCTCACTCCGGGCGACTCTGGGCGCTATAAGTGTGGTCTGGGCATTAACAGCCGAGGCCTGTCCTTTGATGTGAACCTGGAGGTCCTCCGGG GTCCTGGGTTTCAAAATGACGTTGACGTCTATGTTGCTGACTTGCATGGAATAGTGACCATCAATTGCTCTTTCAAGCGTGTGAATTCTGAGAGGAAGTCTGTGTGCAAGATGAGAGGCCAGGCCTGTCTTACAGTCATTGACTCCAATGGCTATGTGAGCTCTAACTATAAAGACAGAGCAGAGATCAATATTATGGGTACCAGCCAATTAATGTTCAGTTTCATTATCAAGCAAGTCCAGCTCGATGATGCTGGGACGTACGTCTGCCAGATTGGGAATGGCCCCAGTGCTGAGAAGAGTAAGGCTGACCTCCAGGTGCTGAAGCCTAAGACTGAACTGCTTTATGGAGATCTGAGAGGCTCCGTGACCTTTGACTGTGCCCTGGGCTCCGAGGTGAAAGATACAGCCAGATTTCTGTGCCGAAAACGCAACGGGAAAGACTGCGACGTGGTCATCAACACCCTGGGGCAGAAGGCTCAGGCTTTTGAGGGCAGGATCCTGCTTATTCCCAAGGAGAAGGGCTCTTTCAGTGTGCATATCACCAACCTAAAGAAAGAAGATGCCGGGAACTACCTGTGTGGAACCCACTCTGATGGTCAGCTTCACGAAGGCTACCCCACCCAGCCCTGGCAACTCTTTGTCAATGAAG AGACCGTAATGCCCCAGATTCCCTCTGTGGTGAAAGGTGTGGTTGGTGGCTCTGTGGCAGTGCTCTGCCCCTACAACCCTAAAAAAGCAGACAGCCTGAAGTACTGGTGTCGCTGGGAAGACACTCAAAATGGCCACTGTCAGCCGCTGGTGCAGAGTACGGGGCGGGTTGAGGAGCAGTACAATGGCAGGCTCACACTGCACAGAGAGCCAGGCAATGGCACCTACACGGTCATACTCAACCAGCTCACCCCCGAGGATGCTGGCTTCTACTGGTGTTTGACCAATGGCGATAATCGCTGGATGTACACGGTGGAGCTCAAGATTGTCGAAG GAGAACCAGGCCTCAAGGCACCCAAGAATGCCGTTGCTCAGGTGGGGGAGACCTTCAAGCTCTCCTGTCACTTCCCATGCAAATACTACTCCTTCCAGAAATACTGGTGCAAGTGGAGTAAGAAAGGCTGCAAAACTCTGCCCAGCCAAGATGAAGGGCCCAGCCAGGCCTTCGTGAACTGTGACCAGAAGAGCCAGATCATTTCCATGACCCTGAACCCAGTCTCCAAGGCAGATGAAGGCTGGTACTGGTGCGGGGTGAAGGATGGGCCCCGATACGGAGAGACCGTGGCTGTCTATTTGTCAGTCGAGGAGAGGGTAAAGG AGTCCCAAGACATCAGCCAAGTGGATTCAGCTCCCGGTGAAGAAGTGGTAGAGTCGAGCGTCAGGGAGGTTGAGAGCAAAGTCATTCAGAATCCCAGGCTTTTTGTGGATGACAAAACAGTGAAGGATGTCGGAGACCCTGCAGATGGGAGCAGAGGGTCCGCAGACGCCAGCAG CTCTGCAGGACAAAGCGGGAGCTCCACAGTGCTTGTctccaccctggtgcccctgggcCTGGTGCTGGCAGTGGGGGCCGTCGTCGTGGCAGTGCTCAGGGCACGGCATAGGAAGAACGTTG ACCGGGTTTCAATTAGAAGCTATAGGACAGACATCAGCATGTCGGACTTTGAGAACTCCAAGGATTTTGGTGCCAATGACAACATGGGAGCCTCGCCAGTCACTCAGGAGACAACGCTCGGAGGAAAAGATG AGTGCGGCACCGCCACCGAGGGCACCGCCACCGAGAACACCGCGGAGACCGAAGAACCCAAGAAGGCAAAACGG TCCTCCAAGGAGGAAGCTGACATGGCCTACACTGCCTTCTTGCTCCAGACCAACAACATGGCTGCCAAAGTCCAGGAGGACCCTGAGAAAGTCTAG